The Apium graveolens cultivar Ventura chromosome 11, ASM990537v1, whole genome shotgun sequence genome has a window encoding:
- the LOC141695347 gene encoding uncharacterized protein LOC141695347 has product MPGAQNDINVLGQSPVFDKVIVGNSPTVVFHVNGKRYNNAYYLADGIYPRYSTFVKTISNPATQSHNLFAKKQEAYRKDVERCFGILQSRWAILRHGARMHKRSTLKSIMMTCIILHNMIVEDEFVEEEFVEPVEEDLMNPLTSQVYDGPVDCNGVRIPFAPVQRNGTNQQVFWDRIENLESAYIHTMLQNDLVEHNWAIEANQ; this is encoded by the coding sequence ATGCCTGGAGCTCAAAATGATATTAATGTTCTAGGCCAGTCTCCTGTATTTGATAAGGTCATCGTAGGAAATAGCCCAACGGTGGTTTTTCACGTTAATGGAAAAAGATACAATAATGCGTATTATCTTGCTGATGGAATTTATCCGAGGTATTCAACATTTGTAAAAACTATATCAAATCCTGCCACTCAATCACATAATTTGTTTGCTAAGAAACAGGAGGCATATCGCAAAGATGTGGAGAGGTGTTTTGGTATCTTGCAATCTCGATGGGCTATTCTTCGTCATGGTGCTCGAATGCATAAGCGTTCCACACTTAAAAGCATCATGATGACTTGCATCATATTACATAACATGATAGTCGAGGATGAATTCGTGGAAGAAGAATTTGTAGAGCCGGTAGAAGAAGATTTAATGAATCCATTAACTTCACAGGTTTATGATGGGCCAGTCGATTGCAATGGAGTTCGAATTCCTTTTGCACCAGTACAAAGAAATGGAACAAATCAACAAGTATTTTGGGATCGTATTGAGAATTTGGAATCAGCTTATATTCATACAATGCTTCAAAATGATTTGGTGGAGCACAACTGGGCAATAGAAGCTAATCAATAG
- the LOC141695350 gene encoding uncharacterized protein LOC141695350, with the protein MTIASSPRNKLGFVDSTLPKLDINSASFKSWSRCNDMVISWILGALSKSIGRSVISTDSAHQIWIELEERYGVSNGTQLFGNELNELSQESINIDDYFTKLKMLWDDIDSLTLIPTCTCGCKCGASHKLSKFQQDQMIIQFMMGLNDTYSIT; encoded by the coding sequence ATGACAATTGCATCATCTCCTCGTAATAAGCTAGGGTTTGTTGATAGTACTTTACCAAAACTAGACATTAACAGTGCTTCATTCAAGAGTTGGTCAAGGTGCAATGATATGGTCATATCCTGGATTCTTGGTGCATTGTCAAAATCCATTGGAAGGAGTGTGATTTCTACAGATTCTGCACATCAAATTTGGATAGAACTGGAAGAACGTTATGGTGTCTCGAACGGAACACAACTATTTGGCAATGAATTGAATGAACTGTCTCAGGAAAGCATCAACATTGATGATTACTTTACTAAACTGAAAATGTTATGGGATGACATTGATTCTCTCACTCTCATACCTACCTGTACTTGTGGCTGCAAGTGTGGTGCATCTCATAAGCTATCTAAATTCCAACAAGATCAAATGATTATTCAGTTTATGATGGGTCTTAATGACACATATTCAATCACGTGA
- the LOC141695348 gene encoding uncharacterized protein LOC141695348: MNALKRLLRQRQKHSEEETEIMNTRVTEAAMMKEFIDTPDEPQGRGSRPGKSSNHHRERLSRGKNLMKDYFVDRPIFNEDDFRRRYRMRSHIFNRIMTALCTQDSYWHQKIYVIGLPGLLPQQKMTDALRMLAYGAASNQCAEICRIGEPTTLECMKFFCQQVEGLFGEEYHCAPTPTDLRRLLTGGNKGDFQV; encoded by the coding sequence ATGAATGCATTAAAAAGATTACTGCGTCAGAGACAAAAACACAGTGAAGAAGAGACTGAAATTATGAATACCAGGGTGACCGAAGCAGCGATGATGAAGGAGTTCATCGATACCCCAGATGAACCACAAGGACGAGGCTCAAGACCTGGAAAATCTTCTAATCATCATAGAGAAAGGCTATCGAGAGGAAAAAATCTCATGAAAGATTATTTCGTTGATCGTCCAATATTCAATGAGGATGATTTTCGTCGGAGGTATCGAATGCGCTCTCATATTTTCAATCGCATCATGACCGCTCTTTGCACTCAAGATTCCTATTGGCATCAAAAAATATATGTAATTGGATTACCGGGGTTGTTACCACAACAAAAAATGACTGATGCACTACGAATGCTAGCTTACGGTGCAGCATCTAATCAGTGTGCTGAAATATGTCGAATAGGAGAACCAACCACACTTGAGTGTATGAAATTTTTTTGTCAACAAGTGGAAGGGCTCTTTGGTGAAGAGTACCACTGTGCTCCAACACCAACAGATTTACGAAGGCTTCTAACAGGAGGGAACAAAGGGGATTTTCAGGTATGA